A stretch of DNA from Microbacterium saperdae:
GGTTCATGAGGGCGAAGACCGTGCCACCGAGAACGATGACGAGCAGCGTGATCAGGGCGACGAGCGGCCAGGTCCACGGACTGCGCTTCTTCTTCTCGGTCTCTTCCTCGGTGCCGTCGCCCGTGGGCAGCTGCGCCGTCGTCGGAAGGATGCGCGTGGCACCGTCATCGCCGGTGGCGGTGAGGAGACGCGTGGCGTCGTCGTTCGCCGCGATGCCGCCGGTGGCGATCGCGGGCACGGCGATGGCCGCGGAGTTGAGGTCACCGCGACGCAGCGCCTGTGCGGCGCGCGCGACGGTCGCCGAAGACGACGGGCGGTCGCTCGGCTTCTTGGCGATCATCGCCATCACGAGGTTCTGCACCGGGATCGGCACGGTCGGCGGGAGCGGCGGCGGCTGCTCGTTGATCTGCGCCATCGCGATCGCGACCTGCGATTCACCGGTGAACGGACGCTTGCCCGCCAGGCATTCGTACGCCACGATGCCGAGCGAGTACGTGTCGGTCGCGGGGGAGGCCGGGTGACCGGATGCCTGCTCCGGCGACAGGTACTGCACGGTTCCCATGACCTGACCGGTGGCCGTCAGCGGCACCTGGTCGGCGATGCGCGCGATGCCGAAGTCGGTGATCTTGACGCGGCCATCCGGAGTGATCAGCAGGTTACCCGGCTTGATGTCGCGGTGCACGAGGCCGGCGGCGTGGGCCGCCTGCAGTGCGGATGCCGTCTGGGCCACGATGTCGAGCGTCTTGTCGGCGCTCAGCGCGCCGTCGCGCTCGAGCACGGTCGACAGAGCCTCACCGGGCACGAGCTCCATGACGAGGTACGCGCTGCCGTTCTCCTCGCCGTAGTCGAAGACACTGGCGATGCCCTCATGGTTCACGAGTGCCGCGTGACGTGCTTCCGCACGGAAACGCTCGAGGAACCCGGGGTCCCCCATGTACTCGTCCTTGAGGATCTTGATCGCGACGGTACGTCCGATGACGTGATCCGTCGCTTCCCACACCTCGCCCATGCCGCCGATCGCGATTCGCGACAGCAACTCGTAGCGACCACCGAACGACACACCCTGCGTCGGCCTCATCTGCCCAGCACCGCCTCTATGACCTTCTTCGCAATCGGAGCGGCGATCGTGTCGCCGGATCCTGATTGTCCCTGACCGCCGCCGTCCTCGACGACGACTGCTACTGCGACCGCCGGGTCGTCCGCGGGGGCGAACCCCGTGAACCACAACGTATGCGGCTTGTTTCCGTTCTCGGCTGTACCGGTTTTACCCGCCACGTTGACCCCGTCTATTCTTGCACCCTGCGCCGCGCCCGTAGAGACGCTCGCGACCATGGCGGCAGTGACCTCGTCGGCCGTGTCCGCGTCCATCGCGCGGCCGAACTCGCTGTTGTCGAACGCGCGGATGACCGAGAGGTCGTCTCCGATCACGGCGTCGACCATGTGCGGGTTCATGACGACCCCGTCATTGGCGATTCCCGCTGCGACCATCGCGATCTGCAGGGGGGTCGCGGTGACCTGCCCCTGTCCGAAACCGGTCAACGCGGTCTGCGCATCGTCGAGCCCACGGGGGTAGCTGGACGGCGTCGACGTGAGCGGCGTGTCGAAGCTCTTGTTGAAGCCGAACTTCTCGGCCATCTCGCGGATCGCGTCGTCGCCGAGTTCGACGGCGAGTTCCGCCATCGGGATGTTGCAGCTCAGGCGGATCGCCTCGGCGATCGTCACCGTGGCGCCGGGCCCGCAGGCACTGCCCCAGGCGTTGGACACCTTGCTGGACGAACCGGGGAGTGTGTACGAGGCGGGGTTCGGAAGCGTGGACTCGGGGGTCCAGTCGCCGCTCGCGAACGCGGCAGCGGCGACCACGATCTTGAAGGTGGATCCGGGTGGGTTCAGGTCGCCGGCGATGGCACGGTTGGACAGCGGCTTCGAGGGGTCGGCGGCGAGCTGCGCGTAGGCGGAGTTCGCGGCATCCGCATCGTGGGTCGCGAGCAGGTTCGTGTCGAAACCGGGCGTCGAGACCATGGCCAGGATGCGTCCGGTCTTCGGCTCGATCGCGACGACGGCGCCCGTGAGGCCGTCGAGCGCCTCGTAGGCCGCGCGCTGGGCCGCCGTGTCGAGCGAGAGCTCGACGCTGAAACCGCGCTGCGGCTGACCTGAGATGATGCGCTCGATCTCGGCGAAGAACGCGTTGGAACCGGTGCCGGACAGATCCGTGTTCATGGCCTGCTCGATGCCCGTCCGGGAGTCCAGAGCCGCATTGAAGTAGCCGGTGACCGGTTCCCACATCGCGGCATCCGCATAGACGCGCTGGAACTGGTACTGGTCGTCGCTGGGTACCGAGGTCGCGATCGCGGTGCCGTTGACGATGATCGATCCGCGCTGGATCTCGTAGCTGTCGAGGCGCGTGCGCTTGTTGTTCGGGTTCTGCGCCAACGCATCGGCCTCGACGACCTGGATCCAGCTGGTGGCGGCGAAGAGCGCGATGAACATGAACAGCATCACGATGCTCAGACGGCGGAGTTCACGGGTCATGAGGCGTCACCCCCCGCTGCGCAGAGGATCGAGAAGGAGGGGAGCTGGCCCGGAGCCTGTCGACGGGTCATCCGATCACCACCCGGGGCTGGCGGCGGACGCCGTCGGAGATGCGCAGGAGCAGCGCCACGATGAGCCAGTTGGCCACGAGCGAGGAACCTCCGGCGGCGAGGAACGGGGTCGTCAAGCCGGTCAGC
This window harbors:
- a CDS encoding protein kinase domain-containing protein; translation: MRPTQGVSFGGRYELLSRIAIGGMGEVWEATDHVIGRTVAIKILKDEYMGDPGFLERFRAEARHAALVNHEGIASVFDYGEENGSAYLVMELVPGEALSTVLERDGALSADKTLDIVAQTASALQAAHAAGLVHRDIKPGNLLITPDGRVKITDFGIARIADQVPLTATGQVMGTVQYLSPEQASGHPASPATDTYSLGIVAYECLAGKRPFTGESQVAIAMAQINEQPPPLPPTVPIPVQNLVMAMIAKKPSDRPSSSATVARAAQALRRGDLNSAAIAVPAIATGGIAANDDATRLLTATGDDGATRILPTTAQLPTGDGTEEETEKKKRSPWTWPLVALITLLVIVLGGTVFALMNQGDGDDKPSGTPTTSQTTPPATPSDTPDPEPTRVDVSALNLQGMDCATATATLKDNGFNSEITCVNGDPAPTDAEVGRVYNVEPSGNVDVTRAITLTVYAARTALPVPSDIPTITGDPVAGSTVTIAWGTGFTCPSGTTLSGYVVSLTNGTFAAGGPNFPASQRNAQVVVGDAVGKQLIASYQGMCSGGDQRTSDASPPLSVTITAPVVDPGEGEGDGGNGNGNGNGNGNGNGNG
- a CDS encoding peptidoglycan D,D-transpeptidase FtsI family protein, with translation MTRELRRLSIVMLFMFIALFAATSWIQVVEADALAQNPNNKRTRLDSYEIQRGSIIVNGTAIATSVPSDDQYQFQRVYADAAMWEPVTGYFNAALDSRTGIEQAMNTDLSGTGSNAFFAEIERIISGQPQRGFSVELSLDTAAQRAAYEALDGLTGAVVAIEPKTGRILAMVSTPGFDTNLLATHDADAANSAYAQLAADPSKPLSNRAIAGDLNPPGSTFKIVVAAAAFASGDWTPESTLPNPASYTLPGSSSKVSNAWGSACGPGATVTIAEAIRLSCNIPMAELAVELGDDAIREMAEKFGFNKSFDTPLTSTPSSYPRGLDDAQTALTGFGQGQVTATPLQIAMVAAGIANDGVVMNPHMVDAVIGDDLSVIRAFDNSEFGRAMDADTADEVTAAMVASVSTGAAQGARIDGVNVAGKTGTAENGNKPHTLWFTGFAPADDPAVAVAVVVEDGGGQGQSGSGDTIAAPIAKKVIEAVLGR